Proteins co-encoded in one Corynebacterium tuberculostearicum genomic window:
- a CDS encoding bifunctional ADP-dependent NAD(P)H-hydrate dehydratase/NAD(P)H-hydrate epimerase produces the protein MRHAYSVAAVRAAEQSLLSQQNYDDELMRSAARGVAATATAMLAPGQRVTILAGPGGNGGDGLYAGAFLAEEGYSVAAILAADAAHEPALQAFTGAGGTITERLGEADLLIDAVAGLASTRGLSGAPLRAYGEAKKRGVPILAVDIPSGINADTGLAAAEAVEADVTISFGWARAGHVFAPECGTVVLCDLLLPGAPRSFAEELSAAAKPVGHIANEPTIPLPYQWPSEPVLTGEQGVVTAPKPVGCTGPILDPTPGAKSTKYTGGVTAVCAGSSAFPGAGILAATGAVRATPSMVRVVGNDSLTTSLPEVVPHASAQEKVHAQAWVIGPGRGTGPEAAAELSAVLKLGLPTIIDADALTVLSTYGDLRELVRDHPCAVLTPHAGEFERLYKATLGRELDLSEGLEICLQELASALDCFVLHKGRITTVTGPDQDIFGMNAGHSYAATAGSGDVLSGILGATLAQLDAAEADAEAIIMEILHAAAIHQHAAAIAAHTPDGFGLCSASQIAASVPQAIARLLLMQR, from the coding sequence ATGCGACATGCCTATAGCGTTGCTGCCGTCCGCGCGGCGGAGCAATCCCTTCTATCTCAACAAAACTACGACGACGAACTCATGCGCTCGGCCGCACGCGGCGTGGCAGCCACGGCCACGGCCATGCTTGCCCCTGGGCAGCGCGTAACTATCCTCGCTGGTCCCGGAGGAAACGGGGGCGATGGTCTCTACGCTGGCGCTTTCCTGGCGGAAGAAGGCTATTCAGTAGCGGCTATCCTCGCGGCGGATGCCGCGCACGAGCCCGCGCTGCAGGCTTTTACCGGGGCCGGCGGCACCATAACAGAGCGTCTAGGAGAAGCCGACCTGCTTATCGACGCCGTCGCCGGCCTTGCCTCCACCCGCGGCCTTTCCGGTGCGCCGCTACGGGCCTACGGCGAAGCCAAAAAGCGTGGTGTTCCGATTCTAGCAGTGGATATCCCTTCCGGCATTAACGCCGATACCGGGTTGGCTGCAGCCGAGGCGGTGGAAGCAGATGTGACTATTAGTTTTGGTTGGGCCCGCGCCGGGCATGTCTTTGCCCCGGAATGCGGCACAGTAGTGCTGTGCGATCTGCTCCTGCCAGGTGCCCCGCGTTCCTTTGCAGAAGAGCTTTCTGCCGCCGCTAAACCAGTAGGCCATATTGCCAATGAACCCACCATCCCGTTGCCCTATCAGTGGCCATCCGAACCGGTCCTCACGGGAGAGCAGGGCGTGGTTACCGCCCCAAAGCCGGTAGGGTGCACGGGGCCGATTTTGGATCCGACGCCGGGGGCGAAAAGCACCAAGTACACCGGCGGGGTCACCGCCGTATGCGCTGGTAGCAGCGCCTTTCCCGGCGCGGGAATCCTCGCTGCCACGGGCGCGGTGCGCGCTACGCCCTCGATGGTTCGCGTCGTGGGCAACGACTCCTTAACCACAAGCCTGCCCGAAGTAGTGCCCCATGCGAGCGCACAAGAAAAGGTCCACGCCCAAGCCTGGGTAATCGGCCCAGGACGAGGCACCGGCCCAGAAGCGGCCGCAGAATTGAGTGCCGTGCTAAAACTCGGCCTGCCCACGATTATCGACGCCGATGCGCTTACAGTGCTTTCGACCTATGGAGATCTACGCGAACTCGTACGCGATCACCCCTGCGCCGTCCTGACTCCACATGCCGGGGAATTTGAGCGGCTGTATAAGGCCACGCTCGGCCGCGAGCTCGATCTTTCGGAGGGGCTCGAAATATGCCTGCAGGAGCTTGCCTCTGCGCTCGACTGTTTTGTTCTGCACAAGGGCCGGATCACCACGGTCACGGGCCCCGACCAGGACATTTTCGGCATGAATGCTGGGCACTCCTACGCAGCCACCGCCGGATCCGGCGACGTGCTATCCGGCATCCTCGGAGCCACGCTCGCGCAACTGGATGCCGCCGAGGCGGATGCGGAGGCGATCATTATGGAAATCCTGCACGCGGCAGCCATCCACCAACACGCGGCGGCCATTGCCGCCCACACCCCAGACGGCTTTGGCCTTTGCTCCGCCTCCCAGATTGCCGCATCTGTGCCGCAGGCAATTGCCCGGCTACTCCTCATGCAGCGCTAG
- a CDS encoding Fpg/Nei family DNA glycosylase → MPEGHVIHRLAHKLNAGYRRMPLRVTSPQGRFAAEAELLDGERIELAETYGKHLFVHFSAQDPRHILYIHLGLIGKLRFEPREEVGGQIRVRIDNGTAAANLRGPQFCRLLTEEEFRAQLAKVGQDPLRTDADVEALWAKVHKSRRSIGSLMMDQHLYAGVGNIYRAETLFRHGLSPFLPGREVSRETFDATWADLVDLMEYGVEHGRIDTVRPEHSPEAMGREPRKDDHGGEVYVYRRAGLPCYICGTPVAEKVMEGRNLFWCPTCQPAP, encoded by the coding sequence ATGCCTGAAGGTCACGTCATCCACCGCCTAGCCCATAAATTAAACGCGGGCTATCGCCGCATGCCGCTGCGCGTGACCAGTCCGCAGGGGCGCTTCGCGGCGGAGGCAGAGCTTCTCGATGGCGAGCGCATCGAGCTGGCAGAGACCTACGGCAAACATCTTTTCGTGCACTTTAGCGCCCAAGATCCGCGCCATATCCTCTATATTCACTTAGGTCTGATTGGCAAGCTGCGCTTCGAGCCCCGCGAGGAAGTAGGCGGACAGATCCGGGTGCGCATTGATAATGGCACCGCGGCCGCCAACCTGCGCGGACCGCAGTTTTGCCGCCTGCTCACGGAAGAAGAGTTCCGCGCACAGCTAGCCAAGGTAGGCCAAGACCCGCTGCGCACGGACGCCGACGTGGAGGCGCTCTGGGCCAAAGTGCATAAATCGCGCCGCAGCATCGGCTCCCTCATGATGGACCAGCACCTCTATGCCGGCGTGGGCAATATCTACCGCGCGGAAACCCTCTTTCGCCACGGCCTCTCCCCTTTCCTGCCTGGCCGTGAGGTTTCCCGTGAAACTTTTGACGCCACGTGGGCGGACCTGGTGGATTTGATGGAGTATGGGGTGGAGCACGGCCGCATCGATACCGTACGCCCCGAGCACTCGCCCGAGGCCATGGGCCGCGAACCGCGCAAGGATGACCACGGCGGGGAGGTCTACGTCTATCGCCGCGCCGGGTTGCCCTGCTATATCTGTGGCACTCCAGTAGCAGAAAAGGTCATGGAGGGGCGCAACCTATTTTGGTGCCCCACCTGCCAGCCGGCTCCTTAA